A DNA window from Thioalkalivibrio sp. XN279 contains the following coding sequences:
- a CDS encoding biopolymer transporter ExbD, translated as MARRHASREEETEINITPMLDIVFIMLIFFIVTTSFIRETGIDPQRPEALTASRQDRGNILIAISATGQIWMDKRQVELESVRQRIEQARNESPESTVVIIADERSETGILIDLMDQIRLGGILNVSVAAQSGGQ; from the coding sequence ATGGCAAGAAGGCATGCGTCACGGGAAGAAGAGACGGAGATCAACATCACGCCGATGTTGGACATCGTCTTCATCATGCTGATTTTCTTCATTGTGACGACCTCCTTCATCCGCGAGACTGGCATCGACCCGCAGCGCCCGGAGGCCCTGACGGCCTCACGCCAGGACCGCGGCAACATCCTCATCGCCATTTCCGCCACCGGCCAGATCTGGATGGACAAGCGCCAGGTGGAGCTCGAGTCGGTGCGCCAGCGCATCGAGCAGGCGCGCAACGAGAGTCCCGAGAGCACCGTGGTGATCATTGCCGACGAGCGCTCCGAGACCGGCATCCTCATCGATCTCATGGACCAGATCCGCCTCGGCGGCATCCTGAACGTCTCGGTCGCAGCGCAGTCGGGAGGGCAGTGA
- a CDS encoding biopolymer transporter ExbD, translated as MRRRIARTEDEAEINITPMLDIVFIMLIFFIVTTSFVKEVGLELNRPSNEPQEEKKISEVIAIRIESSGQIQVNNRPVDIRAVRANVEGELATKGSSTPVVVIADRTADSGLMVRVIDQARMAGAASVSIAAMAR; from the coding sequence ATGAGACGCCGCATCGCCAGAACCGAGGACGAGGCCGAGATCAACATCACGCCGATGTTGGACATCGTGTTCATCATGCTGATCTTCTTCATCGTCACCACCTCGTTCGTGAAGGAGGTCGGTCTCGAGCTGAACCGGCCCTCGAACGAGCCGCAGGAGGAGAAGAAGATTTCCGAGGTGATCGCCATCCGCATCGAGTCCTCGGGCCAGATCCAGGTGAACAACCGCCCCGTCGACATCCGCGCCGTGCGCGCCAATGTCGAGGGCGAGCTGGCGACCAAGGGTTCCAGCACCCCGGTGGTGGTGATCGCTGACCGCACCGCCGACTCCGGCCTCATGGTCAGGGTCATCGACCAGGCTCGCATGGCGGGCGCCGCGTCGGTATCGATCGCCGCCATGGCGCGCTGA
- a CDS encoding MotA/TolQ/ExbB proton channel family protein: protein MNPFVDAFVSIRDFFEAGGDVLFGILAVTILMWTFIIERIWYFYFVLPKQVESVRAEWDARHDTTSWAAVQVRSYLISKVNLDSRRFLLLIKTLMAVLPLLGLLGTVTGMIAVFDVMAFAGTGNARLMAGGVSKATIPTMAGLVAALSGLYFAAWLEKKASIATERLEGLLVRH, encoded by the coding sequence ATGAACCCCTTCGTCGATGCGTTCGTATCGATCCGCGACTTTTTCGAGGCGGGCGGGGATGTCCTGTTCGGCATCCTCGCCGTCACGATCCTGATGTGGACGTTCATCATCGAGCGCATCTGGTACTTTTATTTCGTCCTGCCCAAGCAGGTGGAGAGCGTCCGTGCCGAGTGGGACGCCCGCCATGACACGACCTCCTGGGCCGCGGTCCAGGTGCGCAGCTACCTGATCTCGAAGGTCAACCTGGACAGCCGGCGCTTCCTGCTGCTGATCAAGACCCTGATGGCGGTACTGCCGCTGCTCGGTCTCCTGGGCACGGTCACCGGCATGATCGCGGTGTTCGACGTCATGGCCTTCGCCGGCACCGGCAATGCCCGGCTGATGGCGGGCGGCGTGTCCAAGGCGACCATCCCGACCATGGCGGGCCTGGTGGCGGCGCTGTCGGGACTGTATTTCGCGGCCTGGCTGGAGAAGAAGGCAAGCATCGCTACCGAGCGGCTGGAAGGCCTGCTGGTGCGACATTGA
- a CDS encoding MotA/TolQ/ExbB proton channel family protein has protein sequence MRKLIIIAAALSAALAAPQALAVDSLDELLQQVRQSRSALSAENQAREQRFIQNRNEQQALLQQAQQELAAAEARSNQLTEQFNANELQLAELNETLRLQLGNFGELFGVVRQVSGDTVGLIRSSLVTAQDNGREEVAERLAQVRGVPSMEELNDLRALLTEEMIRSGNVARFSATVTRPDGTQEEEELVRIGVFNLISGDRFFNYLPETQTILELARQPQARFRNMAENLFNASPNTTVATAVDPGRGSLLALLIQEPSLAERIDQGGLVGYVIIALGIVGLLIALVRWLYLGAAGARIRGQLKSADQPNEKNPLGRILKVYDDNRDVDTETLELKLDEAILKEVPKLETWQGAIKVIAAVAPLLGLLGTVTGMIVTFQAITLFGTGDPKLMAGGISQALVTTVLGLTVAIPLVLLHSVVASRSKALIEVLEEQSAGIIAKQAEGGR, from the coding sequence ATGAGAAAGCTCATCATCATTGCGGCCGCGCTGTCGGCCGCGCTCGCGGCCCCGCAGGCCCTGGCGGTGGATTCCCTCGACGAGCTGCTGCAGCAGGTGCGCCAGTCGCGCTCCGCGCTGAGCGCCGAGAACCAGGCCCGCGAGCAGCGTTTCATCCAGAATCGCAACGAGCAGCAGGCGCTGCTGCAGCAGGCCCAGCAGGAGCTGGCCGCGGCGGAGGCCCGCAGCAACCAGCTCACCGAGCAGTTCAACGCCAACGAGTTGCAGCTGGCGGAGCTCAACGAGACGTTGCGCCTGCAACTGGGCAATTTCGGCGAGCTGTTCGGCGTCGTGCGCCAGGTCTCCGGGGACACCGTGGGCCTGATCCGCAGTTCGCTGGTCACGGCGCAGGACAACGGCCGCGAGGAAGTGGCCGAACGCCTCGCCCAGGTGCGCGGCGTGCCCTCCATGGAGGAGCTCAACGACCTGCGCGCCCTGCTCACCGAGGAGATGATCCGCAGCGGCAACGTGGCGCGCTTCAGCGCCACGGTGACGCGTCCGGACGGCACCCAGGAAGAGGAAGAACTGGTCCGCATCGGGGTGTTCAACCTGATCTCCGGCGATCGTTTCTTCAACTACCTGCCGGAGACCCAGACCATCCTGGAGCTGGCCCGCCAGCCCCAGGCGCGCTTCCGCAACATGGCGGAGAACCTGTTCAATGCCAGCCCCAACACCACGGTGGCGACGGCGGTCGACCCGGGTCGCGGCTCGCTGCTGGCGCTGCTGATCCAGGAGCCCAGCCTGGCCGAGCGTATCGACCAGGGCGGCCTGGTGGGTTACGTCATCATCGCCCTCGGCATCGTCGGCCTGCTGATCGCTCTCGTGCGCTGGCTCTACCTGGGCGCCGCCGGCGCCAGGATCCGCGGCCAGCTGAAGTCGGCCGACCAGCCCAACGAGAAGAACCCGCTCGGGCGGATCCTCAAGGTCTACGACGACAATCGCGACGTCGACACCGAGACGCTGGAATTGAAGCTCGACGAAGCCATCCTCAAGGAAGTGCCGAAGCTCGAGACCTGGCAGGGCGCTATCAAGGTCATCGCCGCGGTGGCGCCGCTGCTCGGACTGCTCGGCACCGTGACCGGCATGATCGTGACTTTCCAGGCGATCACCCTGTTCGGCACCGGCGACCCGAAGCTGATGGCCGGCGGCATCTCGCAGGCCCTGGTGACCACGGTGCTCGGCCTCACGGTCGCCATTCCGCTGGTGCTGCTGCATAGCGTCGTGGCGAGCCGCTCGAAGGCCCTCATCGAAGTGCTGGAGGAGCAGAGCGCCGGCATCATCGCCAAGCAGGCGGAAGGCGGCAGATGA
- a CDS encoding DUF3450 domain-containing protein — protein sequence MHQNRRWRPSAYAALALMAVLPLGHGVAQERTLNAALSEQKSSVQDSARSQARIAQLADQTTELLGEYRVTIQRLDRVRIYNENLQSLVNDQEAEKENIQRQLESFQEVQQDIIPLMYEMIDDLESFIELDMPFQLTERQNRIQLLRDIMEQSDVTVSEKYRQIMNAYQIEADFGRTTEAYDGQLGDRKVDFLRVGRILLAYQTPDREETGFWNKNTREWEVANDFRNDIVEGLRIARQQAAPNLLRLPVSAPETEQVQ from the coding sequence ATGCATCAAAACAGGAGATGGCGCCCCAGTGCGTACGCCGCCCTGGCGCTGATGGCGGTACTGCCGCTCGGCCACGGGGTCGCGCAGGAACGCACCCTGAACGCCGCGCTCTCGGAGCAGAAGTCCAGTGTCCAGGACTCTGCCCGCTCCCAGGCCCGGATCGCCCAGCTGGCGGACCAGACCACGGAGTTGCTCGGCGAGTACCGGGTCACCATCCAGCGCCTCGACCGCGTGCGCATTTACAACGAGAATCTCCAGTCCCTGGTCAATGACCAGGAGGCCGAGAAAGAGAACATCCAGCGGCAGCTGGAGAGTTTCCAGGAAGTCCAGCAGGACATCATCCCGCTGATGTACGAGATGATCGACGACCTGGAGAGCTTCATCGAGCTTGACATGCCGTTCCAGCTCACCGAGCGCCAGAACCGGATCCAGTTGCTGCGCGACATCATGGAGCAGTCCGACGTGACGGTCTCCGAGAAGTACCGCCAGATCATGAACGCCTACCAGATCGAGGCGGACTTCGGTCGCACCACCGAGGCCTACGACGGCCAGCTGGGCGACCGCAAGGTGGACTTCCTGCGCGTCGGCCGCATCCTGCTCGCCTACCAGACCCCGGACCGCGAAGAGACCGGTTTCTGGAACAAGAACACCCGCGAGTGGGAAGTCGCCAACGATTTCCGCAACGACATCGTGGAGGGACTGAGGATCGCCCGCCAGCAGGCGGCGCCGAACCTGTTGCGCCTCCCCGTTTCCGCGCCCGAGACGGAGCAGGTCCAATGA
- a CDS encoding methylmalonyl-CoA mutase family protein produces the protein LLRDWPARRAAVEAEEYSYRVRERELKGQNYTESLSRLMLPKLAPPQYEDWGQQLRFLLRENLPGGYPYTGGVYPYRREAEDPIRMFAGEGMPERTNRRFHYLASGHAATRLSTAFDSVTLYGEDPDERPDIYGRIGNSGVSIATLDDMKRLYSGFDLCDPSTSVSMTINGPAPMILAMFMNTAIDQQVEKHLRAIGGWEAAEKRIAEILGDRERPGYRGELPPGHDGSGLGLLGVSGDQVVDAETYARIREETLARVRGTVQADILKEDQAQNTCIFSTEFALRMMGDVQQYFIDHKVRNFYSVSISGYHIAEAGANPISQLAFTLANGFTIVEYYLARGMKIDDFAPNLSFFFSNGMDPEYAVIGRVARRIWARAMKRLYGAGARSQMLKYHIQTSGRSLHAQEMQFNDIRTTLQALYALFDNCNSLHTNAFDEALTTPTEASVRRAVAIQLIINRELGLNRNQNPWQGSYLIDYLTDQVEEAVYAEFERITERGGVLGAMESMYQRGRIQEESLYYEHKKHDGSLPIVGVNTFLGPDGPDEASIDEGQLIRSGEEEKQAQVASTRGFNAVSGADGDHALEALARAAASGGNVFAGLIETVKRCSLGRISRSLYAVGGQYRRNM, from the coding sequence CTGCTGCGCGACTGGCCGGCGCGCCGCGCCGCGGTGGAGGCGGAGGAATACAGTTACCGGGTGCGCGAACGCGAGCTCAAGGGCCAGAACTACACCGAGTCGCTCAGCCGCCTCATGCTGCCGAAGCTGGCGCCGCCGCAATACGAGGACTGGGGCCAGCAGCTCAGGTTCCTGCTGCGGGAGAACCTGCCCGGCGGCTACCCCTACACCGGCGGCGTGTATCCCTACCGGCGCGAGGCCGAGGACCCGATCCGCATGTTCGCGGGCGAGGGCATGCCCGAGCGCACCAACCGGCGTTTCCATTACCTCGCCTCGGGGCATGCGGCGACCCGGCTGTCCACGGCCTTCGACTCGGTCACGCTGTACGGCGAGGACCCGGACGAACGGCCCGACATCTACGGCCGCATCGGCAATTCCGGCGTGTCCATCGCCACGCTGGATGACATGAAGCGGCTCTATTCGGGTTTCGACCTGTGCGACCCGAGCACCTCGGTGTCCATGACCATCAACGGGCCGGCGCCGATGATCCTGGCCATGTTCATGAACACGGCCATCGACCAGCAGGTGGAAAAACACCTGCGGGCCATCGGCGGCTGGGAGGCGGCCGAGAAGCGCATCGCGGAGATCCTCGGCGACCGTGAGCGCCCGGGGTATCGCGGCGAGTTGCCGCCGGGCCATGACGGCTCCGGGCTGGGCCTGCTGGGTGTCTCAGGCGACCAGGTGGTCGATGCGGAGACCTATGCCCGCATCCGCGAGGAGACCCTGGCACGGGTCCGCGGCACGGTGCAGGCGGACATCCTCAAGGAGGACCAGGCCCAGAACACCTGCATCTTCTCCACCGAGTTCGCCCTCCGGATGATGGGCGACGTGCAGCAGTACTTCATCGACCACAAGGTGCGGAACTTCTACTCCGTCTCCATCAGCGGCTACCACATCGCCGAGGCGGGCGCGAACCCGATCAGTCAGCTCGCCTTCACCCTTGCCAACGGCTTCACGATCGTCGAGTACTACCTGGCAAGAGGCATGAAAATCGACGATTTTGCACCGAACTTGTCGTTTTTCTTCTCGAACGGCATGGATCCGGAGTATGCCGTCATCGGCCGCGTGGCGCGCCGCATCTGGGCGCGGGCCATGAAGCGGCTGTACGGCGCCGGGGCCCGCAGCCAGATGCTCAAGTACCACATCCAGACCTCGGGCCGCAGCCTGCATGCCCAGGAAATGCAGTTCAACGACATCCGCACCACCCTGCAGGCCCTGTACGCCCTGTTCGACAACTGCAACAGCCTGCATACCAACGCCTTCGACGAGGCGCTGACCACGCCCACCGAGGCCTCGGTGCGACGCGCAGTGGCGATCCAGCTCATTATTAACAGGGAACTGGGCCTGAACCGGAACCAGAACCCCTGGCAGGGCTCCTACCTCATCGACTACCTCACGGACCAGGTGGAGGAGGCGGTGTACGCCGAGTTCGAGCGCATCACCGAGCGCGGCGGGGTGCTGGGGGCCATGGAATCGATGTACCAGCGCGGCCGCATCCAGGAGGAGAGCCTGTACTACGAGCACAAGAAGCACGACGGCAGCCTGCCCATCGTGGGCGTCAACACGTTCCTGGGCCCGGACGGCCCGGACGAGGCCTCCATCGACGAGGGCCAGCTGATCCGCTCCGGGGAGGAGGAGAAGCAGGCCCAGGTGGCCTCAACGCGCGGTTTCAACGCGGTCTCCGGCGCCGATGGCGACCATGCCCTCGAGGCCCTGGCCCGGGCCGCTGCGAGCGGCGGCAACGTCTTCGCAGGGCTCATAGAGACGGTCAAGCGCTGCTCGCTGGGCCGGATCAGCCGCTCGCTATATGCCGTCGGGGGGCAATATCGGCGTAACATGTAG
- a CDS encoding CheR family methyltransferase — protein MSAVEKEFDFSDRDFDEVRRLIHKHAGIALHPGKRHMVYSRVARRLRATRLTRFDQYLSRLESDRVEWQNFVNSLTTNLTAFFRESHHFPLLAEHVQQHCRGREVVIWSAACSTGEEAWSIAMTMVDAFGTFTPPVKIVATDVDTNVLMHAEEGVYSTSRISGIPEQDVKRFFLRGKGAREGLVKVRPELMELVTFRPLNLLAEEWSVRPPVDAIFCRNVMIYFDKPTQRRVLERFVPLLRPEGLLFAGHAESFSHAADLFRARGKTVYTLTGAK, from the coding sequence GTGAGCGCAGTCGAAAAAGAGTTCGATTTCAGCGACCGTGACTTCGATGAAGTCCGGCGGCTGATTCACAAGCACGCGGGCATCGCGCTGCATCCCGGCAAGCGCCACATGGTCTACAGCCGCGTGGCACGACGCCTGCGCGCGACGCGCCTGACCCGCTTCGACCAGTACCTCTCCCGGCTCGAGAGCGATCGCGTCGAGTGGCAGAACTTCGTCAATTCACTGACGACCAACCTCACGGCGTTTTTCCGTGAGTCGCACCACTTCCCGCTGCTGGCAGAGCACGTGCAACAGCACTGCCGCGGGCGCGAGGTGGTGATCTGGTCGGCGGCCTGCTCCACCGGCGAGGAAGCCTGGTCGATCGCCATGACCATGGTCGACGCGTTCGGCACTTTCACGCCGCCGGTGAAGATCGTCGCCACCGACGTCGATACCAACGTCCTGATGCACGCAGAAGAAGGCGTGTACAGCACCTCGCGTATCAGCGGCATCCCGGAACAGGACGTGAAGCGCTTTTTCCTGCGTGGGAAAGGCGCCCGCGAGGGGCTGGTGAAGGTCCGGCCCGAACTGATGGAGCTCGTCACCTTCCGGCCGCTGAACCTGCTCGCCGAAGAGTGGTCGGTGCGCCCGCCGGTGGACGCGATCTTCTGTCGCAATGTCATGATCTATTTCGACAAGCCCACGCAACGGCGGGTGCTGGAGCGTTTCGTGCCGCTGTTGCGGCCCGAGGGCCTGCTGTTCGCCGGCCACGCCGAGAGTTTCTCGCACGCCGCCGACCTGTTCCGCGCCCGCGGTAAAACCGTTTACACCCTGACGGGGGCCAAATGA
- the cheD gene encoding chemoreceptor glutamine deamidase CheD: MKPTPAVTTPPLGSKLVPNLYFDRDHGSMAVKILPGEFYVSTRGEIIVTVLGSCVSACIRDPRLAIGGMNHFMLPHGHPDSRWSQCLSQAARYGTYAMECLLNELFKLGADRRRLEIKLVGGGRVLAQMSDIGKRNAEFVREFLRTEGLKAAGEDLGGDFPRKVVYMPESGRVKVKRLQVLRNDTIAQREKRYLDEIDHMPDQGSVELF; this comes from the coding sequence ATGAAGCCGACCCCGGCAGTCACGACGCCGCCGCTGGGCAGCAAGCTGGTGCCCAACCTGTACTTCGACCGCGACCACGGGTCCATGGCGGTGAAGATCCTGCCGGGCGAGTTCTATGTTTCCACCCGCGGCGAGATCATCGTCACGGTGCTCGGCTCCTGCGTCTCGGCCTGCATTCGCGATCCCAGGCTCGCCATCGGCGGCATGAACCATTTCATGCTGCCGCATGGGCACCCCGACAGTCGTTGGTCGCAATGCCTCTCCCAGGCGGCGCGCTACGGCACCTATGCCATGGAGTGCCTGCTCAACGAGCTGTTCAAGCTGGGCGCCGACCGCCGCCGACTCGAGATCAAGCTGGTCGGCGGCGGTCGGGTGCTGGCGCAGATGTCGGACATCGGCAAGCGCAACGCCGAGTTCGTGCGCGAGTTCCTGCGCACCGAGGGGCTCAAGGCGGCCGGTGAGGACCTTGGCGGCGACTTCCCGCGCAAGGTCGTCTATATGCCCGAGTCAGGTCGCGTAAAAGTGAAGCGACTCCAGGTGCTGCGCAACGACACCATCGCACAGCGCGAGAAGAGATACCTGGATGAAATCGACCATATGCCCGACCAGGGCAGCGTGGAGCTTTTTTGA
- a CDS encoding chemotaxis response regulator protein-glutamate methylesterase, which produces MSGKPIKVLVVDDSALVRKILTLMLQHDPAIEVVGAAPDPYIAREKIKELEPDVITLDVEMPRMDGLTFLRNLMRLRPMPVIMVSSLTERGADVTLEALSLGVVDFITKPKGDLGNQLQALGEELCAKVKAAAHARIRGPVPQQKLSADAVLPRRPHKHLATTDSLIAIGASTGGTEAIKEVLLGMPPDAPGIVITQHIPPGFSRAFAERMDKMTRLRVKEAEDGDAVIQGHAFVAPGDKHLLVERSGGRYVCRLSDGPPVNRHKPSVDVLFRSIAHSAGPRATAAILTGMGADGAQGLLELHEAGAHTVAQDEATCVVWGMPGEAVKLGAADEVLPLAKVAAALLAAPATRGTARAKAAAGTGR; this is translated from the coding sequence ATGAGCGGCAAGCCTATCAAGGTGTTGGTGGTCGACGACTCGGCCCTGGTCCGCAAGATCCTCACCCTGATGCTGCAGCACGACCCCGCCATCGAGGTCGTCGGCGCGGCCCCGGACCCCTATATCGCACGCGAGAAGATCAAGGAGCTGGAGCCGGACGTCATCACGCTGGACGTGGAGATGCCGCGCATGGACGGGCTGACCTTCCTGCGCAACCTGATGCGCCTGCGGCCGATGCCCGTGATCATGGTCTCTTCACTGACCGAGCGCGGTGCGGATGTCACGCTCGAGGCCCTGTCGCTCGGCGTGGTGGACTTCATCACCAAGCCCAAGGGCGACCTCGGCAACCAGCTGCAGGCGCTGGGCGAGGAGCTGTGCGCCAAGGTGAAGGCGGCCGCGCACGCGCGCATCCGTGGACCGGTCCCGCAGCAGAAGCTCAGTGCCGATGCCGTGCTGCCGCGCCGCCCGCACAAGCACCTCGCCACCACCGACAGCCTGATCGCCATCGGCGCCTCCACCGGCGGCACCGAGGCCATCAAGGAAGTCCTGCTCGGCATGCCGCCCGACGCTCCTGGCATCGTCATCACGCAGCACATTCCGCCGGGCTTCAGCCGGGCCTTCGCCGAGCGCATGGACAAGATGACGCGGCTGCGCGTGAAGGAAGCCGAGGACGGCGACGCGGTCATCCAGGGACATGCCTTCGTCGCACCCGGGGACAAGCACTTGTTAGTGGAGCGCTCCGGCGGCCGCTACGTGTGCCGCCTCAGCGACGGGCCGCCGGTGAACCGCCACAAGCCCAGCGTCGACGTGCTGTTCCGCTCCATCGCGCATTCCGCCGGGCCGCGCGCCACCGCGGCGATCCTTACCGGTATGGGCGCCGACGGCGCGCAGGGCCTGCTGGAATTGCACGAGGCCGGCGCCCACACCGTCGCCCAGGACGAGGCCACCTGCGTAGTCTGGGGCATGCCCGGCGAGGCGGTGAAACTCGGTGCAGCGGATGAAGTGCTGCCCCTGGCCAAGGTGGCTGCGGCACTGCTCGCCGCGCCGGCGACCCGCGGCACTGCGCGTGCTAAAGCGGCGGCCGGTACCGGCCGATAA
- a CDS encoding methyl-accepting chemotaxis protein yields the protein MHSIPTRIYIAIGAVAALVLLGLALAAGAWLQASVAVAAVLALAAAAAADIASRRNAVRQEAQVAKVVDAALAEELPRIHTQIDRVKRLIADAVNQLSRSFNKMHGLSQAQSAVLQKGFQEASRDEGHAREEQPSDALERFVDALIQSSQQSVHMANETEKMLGHLQGIFKLLEDARSLAEQTNLLALNASIEAARAGEAGRGFAVVADEVRKLSIRSAEFNEQIRGRVTETSEAVARVQQKVNQMAARDMSETLHEKERITHMIAQAEAVKAQLRSAIGELGPIGDELGAAVADAVRSLQFEDISAQSLGVAVESIEHLEALRGEIHAPTARPAPMEHAATRAAPVPAPAAPAPRPHGPVSQTSMQAGSVELF from the coding sequence ATGCATAGCATCCCGACCCGAATCTACATCGCCATCGGCGCCGTCGCTGCGCTGGTGCTGCTCGGTCTCGCACTCGCTGCGGGCGCATGGCTCCAGGCCAGCGTGGCGGTCGCCGCGGTGCTCGCGCTCGCCGCAGCGGCCGCTGCGGATATCGCTTCGCGGCGGAATGCCGTGCGGCAGGAAGCGCAGGTCGCGAAGGTGGTCGACGCCGCCCTGGCCGAGGAACTGCCTCGCATCCACACCCAGATCGACCGCGTGAAGCGGCTGATCGCCGACGCGGTGAACCAGTTGTCGCGCAGCTTCAACAAGATGCACGGCCTGAGCCAGGCCCAGTCCGCGGTGCTGCAAAAGGGCTTCCAGGAAGCCTCGCGGGACGAGGGCCACGCGCGCGAAGAACAGCCCAGCGACGCGCTGGAACGTTTCGTGGACGCACTGATCCAGTCCAGCCAGCAGAGCGTGCACATGGCGAACGAGACCGAGAAGATGCTCGGTCACCTGCAGGGCATCTTCAAGCTGCTGGAAGACGCGCGCAGCCTGGCGGAGCAGACCAACCTGCTGGCGCTCAACGCCAGCATCGAGGCCGCGCGCGCCGGTGAAGCGGGCCGCGGATTCGCGGTCGTCGCCGACGAAGTGCGCAAGCTCTCCATCCGTTCCGCCGAGTTCAACGAGCAGATCCGCGGACGCGTCACCGAGACCAGTGAGGCCGTGGCGCGCGTGCAGCAAAAGGTCAACCAGATGGCGGCGCGCGACATGAGCGAGACGCTGCATGAAAAGGAACGCATCACGCACATGATCGCCCAGGCCGAGGCCGTGAAGGCCCAGCTCCGGTCTGCTATCGGAGAGCTGGGCCCGATCGGCGACGAGCTCGGTGCCGCGGTGGCGGATGCCGTCCGCTCGCTACAGTTCGAGGATATATCCGCCCAGTCGCTGGGGGTCGCGGTGGAGAGCATCGAGCATCTGGAAGCGCTGCGTGGCGAGATCCATGCGCCGACGGCCAGGCCAGCCCCGATGGAACACGCCGCAACCAGGGCCGCCCCGGTCCCCGCTCCGGCTGCGCCGGCGCCGCGCCCGCACGGCCCGGTCTCCCAGACCAGCATGCAGGCAGGCAGCGTCGAACTGTTCTAG
- a CDS encoding serine hydrolase, with amino-acid sequence MKTIVQRMVVVLTICVLAGHAAGALAETDTASDAPVLEAGRALTQQWMSGEIAGLWERFGSQMQAVVGSREGLAQTGAGILAQLGEENAVLSEQVTRQQGIAVYRRVSRWSGSPNPIAVTWALGPDGLIEGFSVRPAPAENLGAAVAAGETPDGRLPADDVVAQYLEEFVEQRQVAPGVVVGLLDSEGARFVAHGDAGDGRAPDPDTVFEAGSVTKGLTGLLLAQMVDAGDVRLDQPVGELLPADLGVDPAVAAITLEELATHRSGLPRLASGPEMQARMTSADPYAGSTPEEIFADVARVDAAQVAAGRGSYAYSNFGSALLGQLLARAGEASYADLLAERVFAPLGLAAPALAPDAVDGRRAQGHQAGQPVPPWTLDAYAPAGGWQTSARDALALAQRLVSGEPAWVTAALEPRTEDGGGLAWHQVTIADRTVTWHNGGTAGSSSFLAIVPDEDLALVVLVNAGGGVADGLARALLAHGRTPPQ; translated from the coding sequence ATGAAAACGATTGTGCAGCGGATGGTGGTGGTGTTGACGATATGCGTTCTGGCGGGACATGCCGCCGGCGCGCTGGCCGAGACCGATACGGCGTCTGATGCGCCGGTGCTGGAGGCCGGGCGCGCGCTGACCCAGCAATGGATGTCCGGCGAGATTGCCGGGCTGTGGGAGCGCTTCGGGTCCCAGATGCAGGCGGTGGTGGGCAGTCGCGAGGGCCTGGCCCAGACCGGCGCCGGCATCCTGGCGCAGCTCGGCGAGGAGAACGCAGTGCTGTCCGAGCAGGTCACACGGCAGCAGGGCATCGCGGTGTATCGCCGCGTGAGCCGGTGGAGCGGGTCGCCGAACCCCATCGCCGTCACCTGGGCCCTGGGGCCGGATGGTCTCATCGAGGGTTTCAGCGTCCGGCCGGCGCCGGCGGAAAATCTCGGCGCCGCCGTGGCTGCCGGCGAGACGCCGGACGGGCGCCTGCCCGCCGATGACGTGGTGGCGCAGTATCTGGAGGAATTCGTCGAGCAGCGGCAGGTTGCGCCAGGCGTGGTGGTGGGCCTGCTCGACAGCGAGGGCGCCCGCTTCGTGGCGCATGGCGATGCCGGCGACGGCCGCGCGCCGGACCCCGACACGGTGTTCGAGGCCGGCTCCGTGACCAAGGGACTGACGGGGCTGCTGCTGGCGCAGATGGTCGATGCAGGGGACGTGCGGCTGGACCAGCCCGTCGGCGAGTTGCTGCCGGCGGATCTGGGTGTCGATCCCGCAGTCGCGGCCATTACCCTCGAAGAGCTCGCCACGCATCGCTCGGGCCTGCCCCGGCTGGCGAGCGGGCCCGAGATGCAGGCTCGCATGACCAGCGCCGACCCCTATGCGGGCAGCACGCCGGAGGAGATCTTCGCCGACGTGGCGCGGGTGGACGCGGCGCAGGTCGCTGCCGGTCGCGGCAGCTATGCCTATTCCAACTTCGGCAGCGCCCTGCTCGGGCAGCTCCTGGCGCGGGCGGGCGAGGCGTCGTACGCGGACTTGCTGGCAGAGCGCGTGTTCGCTCCGCTGGGGCTGGCGGCGCCCGCGCTGGCGCCCGATGCGGTGGATGGCCGCCGTGCACAGGGCCACCAGGCGGGCCAGCCTGTCCCGCCGTGGACGCTGGATGCCTACGCCCCGGCAGGCGGCTGGCAGACCTCGGCGCGGGACGCACTGGCGCTGGCGCAGCGCCTGGTGTCCGGAGAGCCGGCCTGGGTGACTGCCGCACTGGAGCCGCGCACGGAGGACGGTGGCGGGCTGGCATGGCATCAGGTCACCATCGCGGACCGGACGGTGACCTGGCACAACGGCGGGACCGCCGGCAGCAGCAGCTTTCTCGCCATCGTCCCGGACGAGGACCTCGCGCTCGTCGTCCTGGTCAATGCCGGGGGAGGCGTGGCCGACGGGCTGGCGCGGGCGCTGCTTGCGCACGGCCGAACCCCGCCGCAATGA